In the Parus major isolate Abel chromosome 4A, Parus_major1.1, whole genome shotgun sequence genome, one interval contains:
- the PDZD11 gene encoding PDZ domain-containing protein 11 isoform X1, whose amino-acid sequence MEGRVPYDDFPVVFLPPYESPPAWVPPHERVYHPDYNNELTQFLPRTIVLKKPPGAQLGFNIRGGKASQLGIFISKVIPDSDAHRAGLQEGDQVLSVNDVDFQDIEHSKAVEILKTAREITMRVRYFPYTFTGGTAVLHSSFPRGEMPRGSFGWKMDGD is encoded by the exons ATGGAGGGCCGGGTACCCTACGACGACTTCCCGGTGGTTTTCCTGCCACCCTACGAGAGCCCGCCCGCCTGGGTCCCGCCGCACGAG CGCGTTTATCACCCCGACTACAACAACGAGCTCACGCAGTTCCTGCCCCGAACCATCGTCCTCAAGAAGCCGCCCGGGGCGCAG CTGGGCTTCAACATCCGGGGAGGAAAAGCCTCGCAGTTGGGAATCTTCATCTCCAAG gTGATTCCCGACTCAGATGCTCACAGGGCcgggctgcaggagggggaCCAGGTGCTCTCAGTGAACGATGTGGATTTCCAGGACATTGAGCACAGCAAG GCAGTGGAGATCCTGAAGACAGCGCGGGAGATCACGATGCGTGTCCGGTACTTCCCCTACA CTTTCACTGGAGGCACTGCTGTCCTGCACAGCTCTTTCCCACGTGGAGAGATGCCAAGGGGCTCATTTGGCTGGAAGATGGATGGGGATTGa
- the PDZD11 gene encoding PDZ domain-containing protein 11 isoform X2 → MEGRVPYDDFPVVFLPPYESPPAWVPPHERVYHPDYNNELTQFLPRTIVLKKPPGAQLGFNIRGGKASQLGIFISKVIPDSDAHRAGLQEGDQVLSVNDVDFQDIEHSKAVEILKTAREITMRVRYFPYNYQRQKERTVH, encoded by the exons ATGGAGGGCCGGGTACCCTACGACGACTTCCCGGTGGTTTTCCTGCCACCCTACGAGAGCCCGCCCGCCTGGGTCCCGCCGCACGAG CGCGTTTATCACCCCGACTACAACAACGAGCTCACGCAGTTCCTGCCCCGAACCATCGTCCTCAAGAAGCCGCCCGGGGCGCAG CTGGGCTTCAACATCCGGGGAGGAAAAGCCTCGCAGTTGGGAATCTTCATCTCCAAG gTGATTCCCGACTCAGATGCTCACAGGGCcgggctgcaggagggggaCCAGGTGCTCTCAGTGAACGATGTGGATTTCCAGGACATTGAGCACAGCAAG GCAGTGGAGATCCTGAAGACAGCGCGGGAGATCACGATGCGTGTCCGGTACTTCCCCTACA ATTACCAGCGGCAGAAGGAGCGGACAGTTCACTAA